The region ATTCTCTCGAAAGCATGCGCGTTGTAATTCCAGGAATACTGCGTTCGATTTCCCTGAAACGATTGTTTCCGTTGCAAATGGAGTTTATAATCGGCAGTCGCCATTTACCGCCCAAAACATGTAAAGTGTCCTGAAGTGCCTGTACTTCTTCTTTCTGGTTTCTTTCCATAACAAAACAGCATTAGTTAGAAAAATTTTCTGGTTACAAAGTTATACCATAAATCTAAAATAATGAAAAAAAAGAGTTTAATATGAAACGAAATCTAAGCTTGAATAATGCTTAGGATAGTTTTCGGAATTTCAGCAAAAGCTTCAAATGAATACGGTTTAATCAGATACGCTTTTACACCCAGATCATCGCATTTTTCTTTATAAGACGGATTAATGCTTGTTGAATACACAAAACACGGAATGTTTTTTAATTCATTAGTATTCAAAATCTGTTGTAAAGCTTCGATACCGTCAATAATAGGCATATTGATATCGGTAAGAATAACATCGGGATTTTCGTTAGAAGGATTTTTGAGATAATTCAGCAATTCTTCGCCATTGGCAACAAGGCTGACTTTGCTAAAATTGGGATTATTGGTAAAAGTTTCTGTGATAACATCGGCGTCGTCCATGTCATCTTCGGCAATTATGATATGTAAGTTGTACTTTTGTGGCATTTTATACGATTGGGAAGTAAAGGTTAAATGTTGTGCCTTCGTTCAATGTGCTTTCAACGGTAATGATTCCGGAATGGTTTTCCATAATCTTTTTACAGATTGCGAGACCAATACCGTTTCCTGAATATTCATTTCGGGCATGCAGACGCTGAAAAATGATAAAGATTTTGAGCAAGTGGTTTTCTTCCATTCCAATACCATTATCTTTAATCTGCACTTTTACAAATTTAGCGTTTTGATTTGGTATTTCAGCATCTAAATTTTCTTCCTGCGAAATTTCTATCATGGGAGCAATATTGGCTTTGCTGTATTTGATCGCATTTGAAATAAGATTCGAAAAAAGCTGTCTCATCTGTACTCTGGAAGCTTTGATTATGGGTAGTTTTCCAGTTTTGATATGTGCTTTTTTATCTGCTATTACAACTTCAAAATCCTCAATAACCTGAGCAATTATAGTTTCCAGATTTATTTCGGTACGTTCTTCCTGCGCCGTATGGGACGAATATTGAACCAAATCATCGACAAGTGAATTCAAACGCAAGGCCGATAATTTCATGACGTTAATGGCTTTTGCGTCGGCTTCTTTAAAATAACTTCCGTCAATCCTGCTGGTGTTCATTACGATTTTCCGCAGCGGTTCTTTTAAATCGTGCGAGATCACATGAATAAATTCTTCCAGATTGCGATTGGTTTTATTCAACTCATGTATTTTTTCTTCTAGTTCTTTCTGATGGCGAATTAAAGCTTCTTCGTGCTTTTTCTTCTCCGTCAAATCTGTAATTACAATACCAATTGCTTCTACGGCAGGTTCAAGGTCAGTTAAGGCAATATAAGCTGGAAAAGTCTGTTTTTCGTTCTCCGATTTAAAAAGAATTTCATGCGTTGTGATGCCGTATCGTAATGCTTCAATTAACGAAACAAACTGTTCAGGATTCACAAAATATTCATTCAGGTAATTCCCTATTATTTTTTCTGATTGAATGCCGACTAGTTTCGAAAAATATTCATTGCAATACAGTATAAGTCCCTTTCTGGTAATACTTAATGCGCCCTGGCCAAATTTTTCAATAAGAAGACGATAGGTGTAATCGGCAGTTTCCAGAGAATAAATCTCGGGAACTCCGTTACTGCTTACCACAAGCGCATCTACATCTCCTTGTTTTATGGCATTAACAATGCTGTTTGATTCATAAAGTTCTTCCTTTAATGATTCAATTTCTGCTAATAAATCGGCTATATCTTTTTTATTCTCCTTCAAATTACTGGCTTAAATTAAGTATGTATAATACTTTTTCTTTGTCTGATAAATCGCCCAGAATAATCCTTTTAGGTTCCGGCTGTGTTTTTATCAATGTCGGAATGGCTACAATTTGATGAATTACAGCTTGTTCTTTATCACGACTGATATCGACAATTTCTAATTCATAATTGTCCGTGAGATAGGTGTCGCAGATTTTGCGTATATTTTCGATTGCATGTCCTGATTTAACAGACATACCGGAAACAAAAAGTGTAAACTTATGTTTGGTTGTACTAGTGCCATCAGATGAATCTTCCATGATTAAGAGTTTATAGGTTTGATGTTAAGCCCTACAAGCACTCTTTCTTCATTAGAAAGGTCACCTATAATTTTACGAATAGGCTCGGGAAATTTACGCACCAAAGTAGGTACGGCCAAAATCTGATCGCCTTCTGCCAATTGCGGATTCTTCAGTAAATCGATAATCTCGATGCTGTATTTTCCTTTTAAATGTTCCTCGGCATACTTCTTTATGTTTTCGAGTGCCTTGATCGATTTTGGCGTTTGCCCTGCTATATAAAGCAATAATTGCCATTCGGCTACTTCTTTTTTCATTTGATTTATTTTTTCTTAGAAGACAGTTTTTCCTGCAATTCTTCTGTTGCTTTAAGGATACTCAGTTCTTCTTCTGCCGATTCAAATTCATTTCTTAAAGCTTCAATATTAGCTTCAAGAACTTT is a window of Flavobacterium crocinum DNA encoding:
- a CDS encoding winged helix-turn-helix transcriptional regulator is translated as MERNQKEEVQALQDTLHVLGGKWRLPIINSICNGNNRFREIERSIPGITTRMLSRELKEMELNMLIKRTEDRDAEIQVKYESTPYCKSFGPVIEEMIKWGKSHREEIIRNS
- a CDS encoding response regulator, encoding MPQKYNLHIIIAEDDMDDADVITETFTNNPNFSKVSLVANGEELLNYLKNPSNENPDVILTDINMPIIDGIEALQQILNTNELKNIPCFVYSTSINPSYKEKCDDLGVKAYLIKPYSFEAFAEIPKTILSIIQA
- a CDS encoding sensor histidine kinase, which codes for MKENKKDIADLLAEIESLKEELYESNSIVNAIKQGDVDALVVSSNGVPEIYSLETADYTYRLLIEKFGQGALSITRKGLILYCNEYFSKLVGIQSEKIIGNYLNEYFVNPEQFVSLIEALRYGITTHEILFKSENEKQTFPAYIALTDLEPAVEAIGIVITDLTEKKKHEEALIRHQKELEEKIHELNKTNRNLEEFIHVISHDLKEPLRKIVMNTSRIDGSYFKEADAKAINVMKLSALRLNSLVDDLVQYSSHTAQEERTEINLETIIAQVIEDFEVVIADKKAHIKTGKLPIIKASRVQMRQLFSNLISNAIKYSKANIAPMIEISQEENLDAEIPNQNAKFVKVQIKDNGIGMEENHLLKIFIIFQRLHARNEYSGNGIGLAICKKIMENHSGIITVESTLNEGTTFNLYFPIV
- a CDS encoding circadian clock KaiB family protein, giving the protein MEDSSDGTSTTKHKFTLFVSGMSVKSGHAIENIRKICDTYLTDNYELEIVDISRDKEQAVIHQIVAIPTLIKTQPEPKRIILGDLSDKEKVLYILNLSQ
- a CDS encoding circadian clock KaiB family protein, whose product is MKKEVAEWQLLLYIAGQTPKSIKALENIKKYAEEHLKGKYSIEIIDLLKNPQLAEGDQILAVPTLVRKFPEPIRKIIGDLSNEERVLVGLNIKPINS